GCGTCACGGCGGATGCCGGTGTGGGGTATCAATTTTGGAAGAACGACCTGTCCAGCATGAAAGCTCGCATCGGTCCAGGTGCGTCGCGGGAATTTGGCGGGACCGACGAAAGCTGGACACCGGAATTGGTGTTTGGGCTGTATTTTGATCGGCAGATCAGCAAACTGCAAAAAATCAACTTTTCGGTCGATTACTTTCCGCAAATCGATGACTTTATGAGTTACCGCCTTAACTCGCAAGTCAATTGGGAAGTAGTCCTGGATCAGGTGAATAACCTGAGCATGAAGATCGGCGTGGTGGACCGCTATGACAGCACGCCTCAGGGGAAAAAGCCCAATGACGTCGACTATCGGACGGTGCTCGTGTGGAATTTTTAACGTGTCGGGCAGCTTGCGGTTGTCGAGCCAAAGCCGCACCAGCCATGTTTACAGCGGTTAGCGCGCAGGATTGGCTTTTTCCACGGGGGGAGGGTCGTTAGCCGGGGGAGGAGTGCCGGATTCTAGCTGACCCGCGGTGAATTTGGTCAGTGCCGTGGCTTGTTGCAGCAACAGGTAATTAGCGCCGCGATATTCGGTAATCGTTCCCTGGACCACCCATTCCAGCGGTTCGCTTTCTTGGACGGTTTTTCCCACGCGTTCGGCCATCAGGTTTTCCATGACCACCAATTGAATTTTTTTGTCATGGCTTTGAAATTGGATTCGTTCCCCTCCCGCCATCTGAAACGCCCCCCGCAGATTCATCACCCGCGTCCCCTCGCGCCAGCGGCCATTCACCAGATAGCCATCCACGACATTGGCCGAGGCCGCCCCTGGACTGGATTTTCCCGGGACAATTCCAGGCTTTTTTTGCAAAGTCGTGGCCGCAGGCGCTGCTAGATTCGCGGTATCCGGGGAGGCAGGGGAATCGGCGGCCCGTACCGCATCGCTAGAAATCACTAACCCTACGAGGATTGCCGGCCAGAGGCAACGCGAGTTCCCCGGATAAAGACGCGCCGCGGCATGGCGACCTGCATCACGACAGTGGCAAACGCGATTCACGCCTCACGTCCTATGCGGGGCTAGCCCGCGGGTTTGGGGAGCATGATGCTATGCAAAACCAGCACCGAACCGATGGAGATAAGCGAATACCCCAGCCATATCGGGGGACGGACCTCGCGGCGGGGAATACTTGCCCCGCTGTTGAGCACCAGGGATTCCACGGGACGATTGGCCGAATCCTCCATCCGCGCGGCGATAAACCGCGTGGTCGGTTCGTTTAGGGTAAAGCTTTCGACCGCGCGAAACTGTAACCCGACCAAGAGTAACAGCAAGCCGATCATGAACAATTGATTGCGATTAAAATCCATGGCGGGGCCTTGCTCCCATGCGAATGTGATGGCCACCCTGCCATGCCCGGTTCAGTGCCGCTCCCCGGCACCCGATTCCCGTTTACCAGGCCGTTCCATGCGAGACGTCTGGGATGGGGAAATTCCTGCTAATCGTCTATCGACCGCGGCGGATAAGATTTTTTAAGCGCGGTTAGCCTTTGCGGGCCGCGCGGGCTGGGCAAACTTAACCGTCTCTCCAGGCAGGCGCGACGCCCGGCCCCTAGCATGGTCGCGATTTAAGCCGCTTTCGCGGAAGCCGCCTCGCTCTTTTTTTCCAGCATTTCGACCGCTTGCCTCAAATGCGGATCGGGTGAATCCTCTCCCAGCAAAGCAGGGGAATCGTCCCCGGTATTTTTCCCCTCTACGGAGGCGCTGGGGTTGTCCGCGGCGACTGCCGGCGCTGGTTTAGCGACTTCCCCCCCTAACGCCCAGCGTTCGTGGCGACTACGCCAATTTTGCCAGGTTCGCCATTGCTCCGCGGTCAATGGCCGTTCACATCCCGGATTGGGCTGGACCCCCCATTCGGTGTTATCTTGCGCATTGGGAAAGCGATGGATATTTCTGTGCAAGGGACTGTGGTAATAGGCCACGGTCAGGCGTAACATGGGCGTTTCCCCATTGGCCCGGGGAGAGAGGGGAATCACATGCTGGGTGGTTCCCTTGCCGTAACTTCGTTCACCAATGATGATTGCCCGCTGATGGTCCTGGAGGGCGGCGGCGACAATTTCGCTGGCGCTCGCGCTGCGGTGATTGATCAATATCGCCAGGGGCAGGGTGGTAAATTGCCCCTGTCCGGTGGCATAAGTCGCGGTATTCGATTTGGGATTGCGCCCCTTGGTGCTTACAATCAACTCTCCTTTATTCAGGAAAAAGTCGCACACCTGCTCGGCGGCGTCCTTATAACCCCCCGGATTATCCCGCAAATCCATAACCGCCGCCACGCAACCCGCCGCGCGCATCTGCTCGAACGCTGCCCGCACCTCCCTGGGTGTGCGGTCCTGCACAAATTGATTGATGCGCAAATAGCCAATCCGCGGGGCTTCCTCAATGGCATACGACCATTCTCCGGCCAAGTTCCGCGCATAACCAGTCACGGAGGGCCGCACAATGACCTCCCGGCGTATCGGTAATTCCCAGAGTTTGGTTGTTCCCGGGCGGTTTATACCCAATGCAACCTCGGTGCCAGGCGTTCCCTGAATTTGCGCAAGAGCCGCCTCCGGTCCTAGCTGCCCCACCGCATCCCCGTTGACCCGCACGATCTGGTCCCCGGTGCGCAGTCCCGCTTGATGCGCGGGCGTTCCCACCAAGGGGGGAGACAACACCACCAATGACTGTTTGTCGGGGGCGGCGGCGGCTTCGATACCGATGCCCACGTATTGATTGTCCAGGTCGTTCTGAAAATCGCGGGCGTCCCGCGGCGGCACATAACTGGAATTTTCGTCCAACTGTCGCAGCATGGACGAAACCGCCTGGTTGAACAATTCCTCGCTGTCGGTCGGCGCGACATAGTCGGATTCAATAAAATCCAAAATTTCTCCAAAGGTGCGTTGGTGGGGATTGCGCGGCAAGGTGCGGTAACACGCCACCGAAACCGCCAGACAGATCACAATCCAAAAAAAGTTTTGGCGAATCATAAAAATTAATAAATAAGTGAATTGGAAAACCGCCGCCACTAGCGACCGTTAAACGCGCTACAACCGCTACAGCTCATAAACGCATTTTCCCTCCCCATGACGCGGGCGAACAGACCCCGATCAAAAATTTTCGCCGACAAGTCCCCTTAACCTAGATTTCCCTGGGCTAAATTACTAATTCCCTGGATTTATGCTGGCTTATTTGACCGCGACATCGTTGCTGTACGTTGGCCTGGGCGTTTGGCTGGGGCTATTGTATACGCGCGCGCGGGGCGCTGATTCGCCAGCAACAGGTCAGTCACCCGCGAACGGTCATTCACCGAAGGAACCTCACACCGATGCCGCGGTCCCCCCGACCGTGGAAGCGCCAGTGTCGCCCGTCGCTACGTCCTTGTCCACCGAACTAACACTGGAATCAGAGGAAAATCTCCTAGCCCCAGAAGATTGGTTTGAATTATTGGCGGACAGTTGCCCTCGCTGTGAAACATTTATCGAAGCAGGTGCCCAGATATTAGGCATGCGCGTGGGGAATTATCTGCGTCAGTTAATAGAAATCGAAGCCGGCGTGCGGCTGCAGATGCAAAAACTGGCGGTACCCGAGTTGGACACCTCGCCAGACGCGTCTCTCCGACAAGAAACCACCCCTATGGCGGAAGCGCAACCAGCTAACGCGGACGCGTCATTACAAAGGCAAAAATTGTTGAACGATTTGCTGCGGCAAAATCGCGATTGGCAGCGACATCAAAAGGAGGTACAAGCTGTCTTGCAGCGGTCGGAGGAAGATGAGGCGGCATTAAAAGTATTAAATGCGGATTTAGAGCGGCTAGTTGCCCGCCAGTTATCGCAGTTGGAAGCAACGGAAAAATCCTGCCAGTTGCTGGGAAGCGTCGCCAATTCGGCCTATGCCACGCTACGGCTACGACAAGAAGTCTCGCGTTGTATTGTGTGGGCCCATGAGTTTCGCGATATGTTGGAATCTTTTATCGCGGCCTTTTTTGCCAGGGAAGAACGGTTTGCCGTGCTGGATCAAAAGTATTTGGTTGATAGCATGGGGCTTTACAATCGCGTGGGGATCGAGCAACTCTTGCAAAGTTGGTGGCGGGATGATTCGCTACGAATTCGCACGCTGTCATGTATCTTGATCAACCTGGATCAATGCGGCCAACTCAATGAACAAGTGGGCGTCTGGGGTGCCAATCAGATTTTGTCATCCATCGCGGGAATTTTACAGGGTCAGATGCGAAAGTCGCGGGGAAATGATGCCTTAGGACGGTTTGCAGGACAATTGTTCATGATGTTCCTGCCCGATACCGGTCCCCGGGGGGCCACCAGCGCGGCGGAGCGGCTGCGTCAAACGGTCGAGCGGGCCTCCTTTGAATTGTCCGATGCGAATGTAAACTTAACGGTAAGCATCGGCGTCACGGATGTGCGGCATGATGACAATAGCGAATCCCTGCTGGCCAGATTGCGGGCTTGCTTGGATGCGGGAAAAAAACTGGGACCAAACCAAACCATCTTGGACGAGGGAACCGGCCCCGGCACCGTACAGCCGCCGATCTATGACGTGGCGGCCCTGCGGCATATTATTGATTGATTTGCAAATTACCCCGATTTACCAGCGGGATGCCTTGCCCACGGCCTAACAACCGCTTAATCTGCATAAAGTCCCTATAATACTGGCACACCCTAAATATTCTTTGTATCTACACGATTATGCTGCCCCAACTGCCACCGCGTAAATTGGACGCCCATAAGGGGGATTTTGGCCGAGCGTTGCTGATAGGGGGCTCGCGCGGTATGTCAGGCGCGATTACCCTGGCGGGTGTAGCGGCGTTGCGTGGGGGGACGGGGCTGGTCACTTTGGCTGTTCCCAGCGGCATTCAAGCCGTCACAGCGGCCTACGAACCATCGTACATGACCTGGGGATTGCCCGAGGATCCCGCGGGAAAAATCGCCTGGGAGGCCGACAACCCCGCCCGGGCAGAACTCTTTGCCCGTTGCGAAAGTTCCACCGCCGTGGGGGTGGGACCAGGTTTGGGCCAGTCGCCGCAGATTGAGGATTTGGTCGCGGAACTGTACCAGCGAGTGCGACAACCGTTGGTGGTGGATGCGGATGGACTGAATGCCCTGGCCGCGCGGCCGGCGGCCTTGCGCCAGCCGGGGGGCCCACGCATTTTGACGCCCCATCCAGGGGAATTTGGCCGCCTGGCCAGTGCCGCGGGAATACCCGGACATGACCAAATTTCCCAAGCGGTCCGCTTTGCCGAAGCTTGCCGCGCGGTGGTCGTGCTCAAGGGGCACCGATCGCTCATTACCAATGGCGAACAAAGCGAAATCAAC
This genomic window from Pirellulales bacterium contains:
- a CDS encoding S41 family peptidase translates to MIRQNFFWIVICLAVSVACYRTLPRNPHQRTFGEILDFIESDYVAPTDSEELFNQAVSSMLRQLDENSSYVPPRDARDFQNDLDNQYVGIGIEAAAAPDKQSLVVLSPPLVGTPAHQAGLRTGDQIVRVNGDAVGQLGPEAALAQIQGTPGTEVALGINRPGTTKLWELPIRREVIVRPSVTGYARNLAGEWSYAIEEAPRIGYLRINQFVQDRTPREVRAAFEQMRAAGCVAAVMDLRDNPGGYKDAAEQVCDFFLNKGELIVSTKGRNPKSNTATYATGQGQFTTLPLAILINHRSASASEIVAAALQDHQRAIIIGERSYGKGTTQHVIPLSPRANGETPMLRLTVAYYHSPLHRNIHRFPNAQDNTEWGVQPNPGCERPLTAEQWRTWQNWRSRHERWALGGEVAKPAPAVAADNPSASVEGKNTGDDSPALLGEDSPDPHLRQAVEMLEKKSEAASAKAA
- a CDS encoding NAD(P)H-hydrate dehydratase, with amino-acid sequence MLPQLPPRKLDAHKGDFGRALLIGGSRGMSGAITLAGVAALRGGTGLVTLAVPSGIQAVTAAYEPSYMTWGLPEDPAGKIAWEADNPARAELFARCESSTAVGVGPGLGQSPQIEDLVAELYQRVRQPLVVDADGLNALAARPAALRQPGGPRILTPHPGEFGRLASAAGIPGHDQISQAVRFAEACRAVVVLKGHRSLITNGEQSEINATGNPGMATGGMGDILTGVITALLCQGLGPFAAAQLGCHAHGLAGDLAVVELGQVSLIASDMPRYLPAAFRALERSASIASVTPIAADV
- a CDS encoding GGDEF domain-containing protein, encoding MLAYLTATSLLYVGLGVWLGLLYTRARGADSPATGQSPANGHSPKEPHTDAAVPPTVEAPVSPVATSLSTELTLESEENLLAPEDWFELLADSCPRCETFIEAGAQILGMRVGNYLRQLIEIEAGVRLQMQKLAVPELDTSPDASLRQETTPMAEAQPANADASLQRQKLLNDLLRQNRDWQRHQKEVQAVLQRSEEDEAALKVLNADLERLVARQLSQLEATEKSCQLLGSVANSAYATLRLRQEVSRCIVWAHEFRDMLESFIAAFFAREERFAVLDQKYLVDSMGLYNRVGIEQLLQSWWRDDSLRIRTLSCILINLDQCGQLNEQVGVWGANQILSSIAGILQGQMRKSRGNDALGRFAGQLFMMFLPDTGPRGATSAAERLRQTVERASFELSDANVNLTVSIGVTDVRHDDNSESLLARLRACLDAGKKLGPNQTILDEGTGPGTVQPPIYDVAALRHIID